From one Lycium ferocissimum isolate CSIRO_LF1 chromosome 5, AGI_CSIRO_Lferr_CH_V1, whole genome shotgun sequence genomic stretch:
- the LOC132056004 gene encoding manganese-dependent ADP-ribose/CDP-alcohol diphosphatase, whose protein sequence is MGYANGLLCPQGKQPLLSFGVISDVQYADIPDGRSFLGVPRYYRHSVCVLQRAVQKWNQEKPKFVLNFGDIVDGFCPKDQSMIAVQKIVNEFDKFNGPVYHMIGNHCLYNLPRKDLLPLLRIPGNDGRAYFDFSPIPEYRFVILDAYDISAIGWPEDHPNTLKALKVLQERNPNSDKNSPNGLVGTDRRFLKFNGGVGKEQLEWLDHVLQEATKLNQNVIVCCHLPLDPGASSLSALCWNYDEVMDVIHHYSCVKVCLGGHDHKGGYSVDSHGVHHRVLEAALECPPGTDAFGHIYAFDDRLSLFGIDRMKSTEMVFGHKTILSSCNEQIHRL, encoded by the coding sequence ATGGGATATGCAAATGGTCTTCTATGTCCACAAGGGAAGCAGCCACTTCTTTCCTTTGGGGTCATATCAGATGTCCAATATGCTGATATTCCCGATGGCCGCTCATTCCTTGGTGTTCCTAGGTATTATCGGCATAGTGTTTGTGTGTTGCAGAGGGCAGTTCAGAAATGGAATCAAGAAAAGCCTAAGTTTGTTCTTAATTTTGGGGACATTGTTGATGGGTTTTGTCCCAAAGACCAGTCAATGATTGCTGTCCAGaaaattgttaatgaatttgataagTTCAATGGCCCTGTCTATCACATGATTGGAAATCACTGCCTTTACAATCTTCCTCGAAAGGACTTGCTTCCGTTGTTGAGAATTCCTGGCAATGACGGTCGTGcctattttgatttttctccAATTCCGGAATACAGATTTGTAATTCTAGATGCTTATGATATCAGTGCCATTGGTTGGCCAGAAGATCACCCAAATACTTTGAAGGCCTTAAAAGTTCTTCAGGAGAGAAACCCAAATTCAGACAAAAACAGTCCAAATGGACTTGTGGGAACAGACCGAAGGTTTCTCAAGTTCAATGGAGGTGTTGGAAAAGAACAACTGGAATGGCTGGATCATGTCCTTCAGGAAGCTACCAAGTTGAATCAAAATGTAATAGTGTGTTGCCATCTACCTTTGGATCCTGGAGCTTCATCTCTTTCAGCGTTGTGTTGGAATTATGATGAAGTGATGGATGTGATACATCACTATAGCTGTGTGAAGGTCTGTTTGGGTGGACATGACCATAAAGGTGGATATTCGGTTGACTCCCATGGTGTGCATCATCGGGTCCTTGAAGCAGCTCTTGAGTGCCCTCCTGGGACTGATGCTTTTGGACACATTTATGCCTTTGATGATAGATTATCACTTTTTGGTATTGATAGAATGAAAAGCACTGAGATGGTTTTTGGTCACAAAACTATACTTTCAAGTTGCAACGAACAAATCCACAGGTTGTAA